The window TAGACAGACATATAAACAACTCTTAGCTTAATATAACTTTGAAATTTATGATACAAACAATTCCTCGGCATAACAAATTTGGAGTTAAACATCCCATGCAACCTAAACTAAGAGTATACGCAATTTCTACTCATATACATAAACAGGTTTATATTCTGTCAGATATAGTTAATAatcaacaaatacatgtattcattACATGGCTAATAGGTAAATGTCTCGTCTCTTATCTTGATCAGAAGCAGTCCTTAAAAAGTCCCAATAATAgaagtaaaacagaaaaatatcctCTCacgaaaatgacaaaaacaagttACATGCAAAAGGATTACTATGATAAAGTTTACATTACTGGAAAACATAGAAAACGGTAGGAAAGACAATCATTTTTCACCGATGAGGAGATTCATTTATTGATTACTGTTTGCATTGCGTCCAGTAACAGgtattttatgcatgttcagcacaagaacaaaacaacaataaataccATAGCTGTGCCAGGAAAATTAGCAACGCAGAGATGAATAAATGCTcgttaagggggctcgcgggtctaaatcattttttttaatttgatataggGATTTcgttatatttttctataaaagaactttatcttatacttgatagaaaaatggaataaaaaaaaatgggcaGACGTTCATTTacactcacaatctgccttcgacagaagcatacatttttgacaatgtccttttttttctgttgaactaataggcgaaataaaaaagaactaaattacagaaatcgcttacattttacaattatttagtttatgtacagcttattcgaaaacagcAATAAGAAATAAAGGTCAcctatgaattaaaaaaagatatttcaaattgaatgccaaaaaatggcatttttgcaccaaagggagataatgtgGAGCCTATttaatgatatctacattttaaaagtcacctggggccaacacgaattgattcgTTGGAATGATtgttgtaccatatgataaagtaacaactactaaggtaataaataaaatttgtaatgaaaaataaatgttttttttctgaaaatcttatacccgcgaaaaaaatgattgattataTCGTGGATCTTCAATTCTCTTCAGGGTCTTTTTCTATTGGCTTTGATAAAATGCAGTTTGCTCAAAAAGTAGGTGAACAGGTGTCCTATATTTGACAAATTCGACTATTTACACGAAGGGTAcaacatgtgaagcaggatctgtttacccttctggagcatcaACCTTCAGTTTTGAGTGGGGTTCATGtggcttagtctttagttttctaagttttccctgtgtactattatttgtatgtttgtcctCTTATGGTTAAGCAtgacgttttcagtttattttcaatttgggAGTTTCACCTACCCTCTAATACATGTAACCCTACCCTTttggagcacctaagatcaccccatTTTTTTGGTGGGGTGATCTTATTCTTATgttttctacgttgtgtcatgtgtactattgtttgtctgcttgtctttttcatttttagccatagcgttgccagtttattttcgatttatgagtttgactgtccctctggtatctttcgtccctcttttgcaccTCTTGGCTAATTCGTCATTAAAAGTTCAAAATTCAACGTGGTTCACATGAATTTATGAGTGTTTGCAAAATGAGATGACAAACtagaatttgtaatttttaacttATCCGTTTCCACGCAGAACATATCCTGATAGATTAAAGAGAAATGCACTTTTTTCGATAAATACTGATTTGCATTACAATATTTTAATGTCATGTTCATTTCTATGATCATAACGCAAACAAAAAAGTCAATGATTTTGTGTATCATGTGATAATGACAAGTGGTAATTTCAGAATCAAGAGGTATGCGAAaggtatcaaaaagtaaaatcacaaaaatactgaacttagaggaagatcaattgggaaagtccataatcacatggcaaaatcaaataacaaaacgcatcaaaaacgaatggacaagaactgtcatattcctgacttggtacaggcattttcaaagtgttttcaaaattcattagTCGAAATCAAACTGCAATGCCATCGTAATAAAAACATAAGGTAcacaacagttcacaaaacataagaaaaacaaaatacttaGCAACACTTACCATAAAATTAAACAAGGGATGATTTCAGGTCCTGCAAAAGGGTGAATGAATACTGATCTTCGTTTGGCACCGTTCGTGTTTCTAATGAAAGAttaaacccggtaataagtctattgcagtaggtcacattcaagaATAAGAAGACGGAATTGTGGTTATAACTTTTGTAACATGTTCCTTGTTATCTGTGAAACAATTCACCaagctcgtgatggcgtccgttaaacGAATGAGTACAACTTCACACTTGACTCTTGTACCCAGGGCCTTCCTTGTACCAGGATCTATGACAAAGGAGACGATTGCAACTTGAAATTACAAATTTGCCTCACCTACTAAGCAGCAGTAAACAAACTTAATACACGTATCAAGTATAAATTATGAACTCAGTCGATATTAAAAACATGCAGCTTCTACCAGGTGTCTGAACAAAACATAAATAAGCCAGAGTTTTGTTGAAGAACTTGTCTCCCTTTTCAACAGAAAATTCATCAGAAAGTTAAATATTCCGTGTCTTCTTAATACTAACACTAGATGCATGTTCGTGCATTATAGATTCTAGGTTGTTAAGTTGTGTACCCTTTTATTTTCCTTGTTGTTTCCTCGTTAATTACTTCGTCCTGTTGTATTTCTTTTGGTCGTATGAATTTGACGTGAATATATGCATATCATAATTGCAACTTCGggttttaaacttttaacttcAGGCATTACAGGTACAGGTGACTTTTGATGTGCAATTCGTACACAAAGCGTTTCTACAATGTTAACGTTGTTTCTAGCTATTGTGTTTAACCTTATATGTATATCttctattttttcttattttatcgCAATTAATAATGTATATCAAATTCAACAaactgtttaataaaaaaaaaagatattaggAAACCTCTGCAATTTTATAAGATGTATTAATAGTAAGCTCACTCTTTCTTAACAACAATAATTTAATAACCATACTTGTACACATATAATGTATTTCTTTATACAATTCTAACTTTTACATTTGACTATaaaagtgtaaattcacattacattagagatttccaataaaacgACATACGCACTTAACTCGACGTACGGACGTAATGGGACGGGTTATTGCCAACCATCAAATTTGATTGAATACGTCTcttaagtttaaaaaaagtattcCAAGACTTAAATAATCCCACACTTGCATAATCGttcatatgatattttttttcattatgacgAAACATGATAGAAATATTGCATTTTTATTGATCACGTGGTTTTCCGGATTCCCAATTTTATTATACTGACATAAAATCACGTAACAAACATATCCCGTACCTATTATAAGTTAACTTTCTTGGTTttgattattaaaattatttttcaatatacttTGCAGATGGACACCCAATTATACATTTTCTGTCTTTCTTTATAGCGTACCgatctttttattacatttgtttcggggaaaatatttaaaaggatatGTTTCTGACAATTTCGGAAATATCGAAAGCAGATTTTTTTCAGAATCTATCCTTATAAAGGTTGAAAATTCATATAACTATCGCTTCCATTTACAttataaacaaaagtatttttcatttattatacaaAGCATTGAAAAAGAAATCGCGCTATATGTTAGGTTTCTTTTAAGAATTAAGGTGTATTCGATTATGGATTGTTATGTATTTTTTAACGGATATGCTATCGGAGtccaaatacaaaatatattttcaggGAATATATTTAATATCTCTTGAAGTGAACTAATTAAGAGAATTCTATCCATTTTATTGATAAAGAACTTACTAAAAGGGGTTACCAAATTCAATTTAATGTGTAAATAATCATTATATTAACGGAAATGTGCACATGTAAGGTAAGTAACATTAAACAACATAACATAATAAGATTTTGTTGTCGGATGCGAATCCAAGATGCATCATAAAATGGATAAGCTAGATACGGATATTTATTTAAGTAACATACAAAGTGTAAATCGCAAACAACTGATCCGAACATTGAGTCATAGCTGCGGGGTTTTTTTTAAACGAACTTACTTTTGGTGAGCAAAGTTTTGAAGACACGCAGCATTCCTACATTTTATGGAGTACTCTTCTACCCTATTTAATATAGCAAGACTTAATATAGTTCTCCATCTTATTACTGTACATGTATCATCCATACATGctgacaaaaattgaatttataaAGTTAAGAGACATAGTATATCTTAAACTTAGTTTCCccatatttgtaaaaaaaaaaaaaaaaaaaaatcattttagagGAGGTCATAAATATAATTTTGTCGATCAGGAACCTATCTTAATTCTAATACCTGATCGAATACTGAGAATTAGGCCTTTAACCAGAAGTTTGATTAAATGCgcactaaaaatatattttaatgatagaattccacaaatctgaattttcatAGGCAGTATGTTTTTGCCATTGTTTAAACAAAGGTGGGGCTTTATCTGCCAGGATTCAAATCATTTGCATCACCAGAAATAAAATTCAAGTTAGTCGAcagttggttgcttaacgtccagtggcaaatattttatgcatcatTAACGTGTAGAGAGcgtgacattatatataaaagagGCATCGGATTCAACTTCCGTATTCTGACCGGACGGGACTGCGTACATGTTCAACCCGCACATCTAACGGACTTCCAACTTTGGCATTGGTTGAACTGCTGAACGGAACAAGACCAAtggtgaccatatttctattcccttGATATCTTTGAGAGGTTACTGTCGAGAAGTTGCGATCAAAGAGACAGTTTATATTAAACGCCaactattttagaaaaaaataatttaagaacaTTGACGTTATATTACACCTACGTTTGTACGGGCTCTTCCTAGAATCCATGCATCATAATAATTAAAGACAAGATATATTATTAGAATTATCTGATTCAGTAAAGTGTAATCATAATTGTTCTATAGATGCGTCCTCataaattcatttgttaaaattataCGAAAAGATGACACAGATGCATCAGTGATCTGATTTTTCTTTTACCAAAGTAGCTTGAAATAATTATAGAATTATGCTAAAAAGAAGAAGAGGCAAGTCGTGTACACTTTTCACATTCCGGCGTGTTTGAAACTCTTTTCTTAATCTTATAACTtaaaaaatgtgaatatgatcacgcttcatatttcattatttttatttattcaaacttAATTTTGATTTATGAGCTATAAGAATTCACAGTTTAAGAGATAAATATATGGGTCAATTGAAATGACGAAGTAATGATCGGTGTGTTTGATTACCTGTTACTGAACAAATTATTCCCTTTAAGGTTGCTTTCGATGATCGAAATCACtgcaaatttaataacaaaatatgtaaaacaaataaaaatagtaaacTGTGCTAGTTTTTAGATGATATTTATTCCAACAAAGTATGTGTATTCAACGAGTCAAAACTTCATACAGTTTATGGTCCCCTCCGTCGACCTTCACTGCAATAGGCCGATATACGGTCAGATAGGTCGGTTATGTCGAgtaatgtcattttattggaaatctctaataagacgtgtcacggtacttatctatcccaaatttgtgtatttggttttgatgttatatttgttattctcataggattttgtctgatgcttagtccgtttctgtgtgtgttacattttaatgttgtgtcgttgttctcctcttatatttaatgcgtttccctcagttttagtttgttaccccgatttttttttgtccatggatttatgagttttgaacagcggtatactactgatgcctttatttatatgttatctcatccgaaatttagaattttatgcatttttaatgcattttttttatgaatccaATTTAAAaattctctgtaacctttgtactggCATGGTTtaatgagaataaactatctatcagAATCAACGTCTCTGTCATCCTGCGTACACAGGTTTGATCCTGATATCAGTAGTGAATTTATCAGCACTGTTTTTGTTGCTTGaataattttacggacgccatcacgagttggttgaccgttatggaataaccgtttcacaaatgatatcggatatattccttacgtcgtaactactctccccttccctttcataaatgcgacttactgaattagactatttaccggatttgttatttcataagcaacacgacgggtgccacatgtggagcaggatctgcttacccttccggagcacctgagatcatccctagtttttgtggggttcgtgttgtttattctttagttttctatgttgtgtcgtatgtaccattgtttgtctgattgtcctcttcatttttagccatggcgttgtcagtttatttttgattgtcGACAACTGTAAACCATTCAAATTTGGAAATAGCAGCCTAATTTTTGTGGGAAAAGGTTCTAAAGTTGCATGAACTTGCAGAATTCGTTTTTGTTATAAATAGAGACGTTAGTTTGTTCCTCATGGCAATACCCATGGGTTGTTGTAAAACAAGTCGTACCAACGTAATACATATGCTGTCAATGAAAATATCGTGTGTCGTGTTCATGTAAGTTTGAGTATATTTTAGTTCAATCAAAgtgatatttttagaaataacaattttaatacCTTAGACAACAATCTTGTCTCTAGGTTGACTTTTTATGACACAAAACAGGACCAATTCTTTCAATTTGTCCTAAGTTTAGAATAGATAATAGTTGGGcaaataaaaatgtcataattTAGAATGGAAAGACATTGCGAGTTTTCTGAAAGATCTGTATGACTCTTTATCTGTGATGACAATACATATTTCTCATGGAGGTAGAACCGGTGATTAGAAACATTATACATATGTAGGTCTTCGTATTGCATTGTAAGATGtggttttaaagatttatttagattttttatatatatacatttttttaacctTCAGGCATTTGGAAAGAGAACCAACGAAATGTTTAGCATTGGACTCATAGCCTGGCATACTCTTTTATTAGTTTTCATTAATATGTTTGATGTTTTGTTTCCGATTGATAGCTTTAGGATCGCAAGATTTCGAGTAcgttgataaaatattttttcgaaGAAAGTTTATTAACAATGTTCAGATCATTAGTACatgtgcaatcaggaggtttgaACTTGAAATCGTCAATATTGCAACACAAGTGTTTGATTGAATATCTACGTTGCAATTGGTTAATATAtgtattagaccgttggtttccccgtttgaaaggttttacaatAGTCATTATAGGGGCCCTTTtatatatagcttgctgttcgttgtgagccaaggctccatgttgaagaccgtttTTTGACCTGTTAGTCTTTACTTATAAAAATGTGGATGGACATtagtcttattggcactcatatcacttCTTCTTAAATCTATAAGAGGTGACAGGTACAGAGTGACCTTGAAAGTAGAGAAGTATTTTCGACTTACCTACTTTATAATAAAGAATTATGCAAGGATAAATGGCATTGATACCTTTATTAGCAAAATTAGTTCTCAAAAGGATTCTTTTCATCCTATTCATGAAAACCCGTTTAAAACGTTTGTAGCTTGAAATATCCGAGTTGGTAGCTGTATGATTGCATTGATTTAAATGGGGCTTTGTTACAGTGGTGTCTAAAAATTAGGTGTATAGTGAATAAGGTTTTGAAAAAGAAAGTAACAAGCTTCTTGCGAAAGAGGTGAATACACAAGCAGCTTTTGTATCAATTTCAGAAGTTCATAAATTGAGACGACATAGAAAGGAGATACAGTAACACAGTATGATTAGTTTACTGGAATTTCTCATTGACGACATTAACTAGAGGTATAGGAAAAGGGTTGAATTCTTATAAAACTTGTTTGACTCAACCGGCTTTATGTGCCTGTTAATTTAGGCATCTTTAACCTTTGTTAGTCTGTGTGTGTTTGTCTTTTCTATAGGTCAATTTGTATGTTTCAATTGCAAGAATAGAGCAACATAAGACAATTGAGCAAACAAAATATAGagattaaatgaaaaataaaaaatatagagaaatcgaagagaataaagaatagagaaaaattatataaatttataaaaaaaaaagaatacggAAATACAAAAACCAAATCCAATATCTCAGAAATGAGTTGTCTGTCTCGgaaatttacaattataatcAGTATCATACATTTGGCACATGCATTGAGGTAAAAAATGACAACTGCAGGCAGTATAGGCTATTAATGTAATCTACTTCCAACCACACTTTGTTTCCCTGATAACACATGCAGATTCAGATCGGAACTTTTCAGAGAGAAATATGTTTTCAGTTGTCAACAAATGACTTTTTGGCGCAATATTTCGTGTTGTGTTTGGTAGACTAAATGTTGAATCATTTATACTGGACTGCCTGAAATGAAACATGCATACTCGTTTATAGTTTATAACTGTAATGTAGTGACGATTCATCtataaatatgtaattaataTGATAACAGTAGTAAAAGAATTGATAAGTATATATGTTTTCAAAAAATTTCCTATACGACAAAAAGAGGCAATAGAAACAAACCACAGAACGAGTTTTGTCACAGTAtcttcaaaatgacaaaaaaaaaattaaagtattccGAAACACACAAATGCACGTGGTTGCTTCTTTTTTAATTGTAACTGTTAACTTATTGTCGTTGTAAGATAATGTTCGATCAACACTATCCTTACAGTTCCAAGAAAGCGTTTAAAATGATTTGTATGCTTGTACTTACTTTTGTTTTAGTTTCCATTTGAAGATGATTACAGCCATAACAATCAATATGATGACAATATTTGCAACTACTAGTGCAATTATCACAATTGTTGTCTCTGAATCTTCTGCAGGACCTGTGAATTGTTATCATTAATCATCATGCAAATAAGTATAGtgtaatactgtaaaccaacttattttcgcgagattcgcaagtagaaaaataacacgaatataaatcgtcgcgaatatgtataTCTTTGATCTTTactacatcaagtaaataagaaaatcGCCAAGTTAGATAGCCGCGAAGTAGACTAGTAATCGTATagcgcgaaataaagtatccgcgaaaataagatggtttaccatgtttacagtatGCGTCATCAATTAATTTGCGTTTTAAACATTTGAGCAAACAATAGATTTCAAGTTTAACCATATTactatatatgattttaaaagtatCTTTTGTGTTTATTTCGCAATattcatatatttcaaaataacctATTATGTAGTTTCAAGTGCTGTCTTTAAAATATTCATGTTTACATCATACTGAAACCCAAGAGAATATTCCTTTCCATTGTTTTTGGGAGTTGAAAAATTGTTTCCACATCAAAATTCATTAAAGATATGGATCAAAATGCCTAAACATGTATCATATATGTTAATTGGATAATTAATCTACTTACTTTCAGGTTGAATAGGACAAGTTGTCTGTAAAAAATAAGTCAAAAAGGTAAGTTATTTGAGACGTGACACTAAATTCAATCTGGAGagatttttcttcaattttaaaatgtaattttgtTGTCTGAGATTTGTGCTTCAAACAAATAAATACTCTAACCAATATTCAAGTTTGCTGCAAATATCATTGAAGGTGATAATAGCGATGATTAATCATAGCATAGCTAGTTAGACAGTAGATAGAGCCTGAACATACATTGAAATACTATTTGACAGTAGAATACAGGTCGTTCATTAGTGTTCGATTttcgttttatatatatagattagacagtttaTTTCCCGTATTATGGGTTTACACTAGCTATTTTGTGGTcctctatagcttgctgttcggtgttagccaaggctccgtgttgaagaccgtactttgacatataatggtttacttttataaattgtgacttggatgaagagttgtttcatttcctctcataccacgtcttcttatttttatatagctCCTTACGTTTCTACGTATTTATGAACCCCTTGCTAAGAAATGATTTAAACgtttataatgattttaaatcAATAACCAACTTAGGACTCAGGATATGCATGCAATTAATTGGTTTTTGTCactctttttaaatatcaaatagcaACCGAGGCTTTGGAATATACTCCGGATTGTCATGTTTAGGAAATGTTCAgtagttttttaattgtgttctaTAAACTATTGATTGATGCAAATTTTacgaaaagtaattaaataatctGACAACAAAACAACAGCGATACAGACGAAAGCTTTGTTTTAGAAACGAACAAGAAtatgtcccaagtacacggatgccccactagcactatcattttctatgttaagtggaccgtgaaattggggtaaaagctCTAATTTGGCATTGCAATTTGAAAGATcctatcatagggaacatgtgtaataagtttcaagtggattggacttcaacgtcatcatcaactaccttgaccaaaacttgaagcgggacgaacgggcggacgaacagacgaacaaaAACGGGCCGAAATGATTTACAACATGTATCCTTgcaatttgtatattttgttttaaagtacTAACGTTTTTTCTTgcaatttgtatattttgttttatagtactaacgttttttttataactatttcgTTAACATTACAAATTGTATCTTCCACATTAATTATTGTAGTACACATGACAACTATAATCTAACATGGTGTTATATTGACTTACCAGTTTGTCACATGATAGACTTGTTGTGTTACATATATAGCATGTAGAGTCAAATACGATACTAGTGATTGGTTCCGTGTAATTCTCTCCATTGTTTGAAACGGAAATGTGATATCCAGTGGCAACTATATTAAAATCAGCAGATCTTTTTTTCCTCGATCCGGGCATATTACAATACATAAAAAATGAACTTGCATAAGAACCAGGATGGGTAAATGTATCTCCCTCTTCAAGCAATGTTGTAGTACCGTTAGATTTCAACTAGAATAAAATAAAGGAATTCTAAAGACTTAAATCAATGAATCAATACGATCTCAATTAATTATTGACACAaagtgtattattttttttaaacaaataattccATTCATTAGATGAACGtttaaaacattgtaaatatatgttttctgatgtacagtagttgtcgtttgtttatgtaatttatacgtgtttctcgtttctctttctttatatagattagacaattgtttttcccgtttgaatggttttacactagtaattttggggccctttatagcttgttgtttggtgtgagccaaggctccgtgttgaaggccgtacattgacctataatggttacgcatcaatgtaaaaatatcggaaattgatgagactgtcattaaagtgagagggttagcgctatagaaccaggtttaatccaccatttcctacatttgaaaatgcctgtaccaagtcaggaatatgacagtt of the Mytilus galloprovincialis chromosome 8, xbMytGall1.hap1.1, whole genome shotgun sequence genome contains:
- the LOC143042194 gene encoding uncharacterized protein LOC143042194, whose translation is MSLKSNGTTTLLEEGDTFTHPGSYASSFFMYCNMPGSRKKRSADFNIVATGYHISVSNNGENYTEPITSIVFDSTCYICNTTSLSCDKLTTCPIQPESPAEDSETTIVIIALVVANIVIILIVMAVIIFKWKLKQKQSSINDSTFSLPNTTRNIAPKSHLLTTENIFLSEKFRSESACVIRETKCGWK